One window of Triticum dicoccoides isolate Atlit2015 ecotype Zavitan chromosome 5A, WEW_v2.0, whole genome shotgun sequence genomic DNA carries:
- the LOC119297535 gene encoding very-long-chain 3-oxoacyl-CoA reductase 1-like produces MAVPVWFFSLASLGALHVVAISFRLIAYFSVFLRRPIDLRRRYGAWAIVTGPTSGIGRSMALELAERGLNLVLVGRDPPKLGDISERISRAHAAVQTKTVLFDFSLVSTAQGDEAMRRLREAVAGLDVGVLVNNAGVAKPGAVYLHEVDVEAWVRMIRVNALALTEVTAAVLPGMLRRGRGAVVNIGPGSSFGLPSYPLYSVYVATKRYVLEFSRSLTVEYKSRGIDVQCQVPFLVETNMVSSAARLVWQLVLTPNAYARAAVSWIGHGSLCMPNAVHRLQGWYLCYFSSDFITDWWLLRRHLKERVIFRRLRSWRKSQGNCVATGNNSAGD; encoded by the exons ATGGCCGTGCCGGTGTGGTTCTTCTCGCTGGCCTCGCTTGGCGCTCTCCATGTCGTTGCCATCAGCTTCCGCCTCATCGCCTACTTCTCGGTCTTCCTCCGCCGGCCCATTGACCTGCGCCGCCGGTACGGCGCCTGGGCCATCGTCACCGGCCCAACGTCCGGCATCGGGCGCTCCATGGCCCTGGAGCTCGCGGAGAGGGGCCTCAACCTCGTCCTCGTCGGCCGCGACCCGCCCAAGCTCGGGGACATCTCCGAGAGGATCTCCAGGGCTCACGCCGCCGTGCAGACCAAGACCGTGCTGTTCGATTTCTCCCTCGTCTCCACCGCGCAAG GCGACGAGGCGATGCGGCGGCTCCGGGAAGCCGTGGCGGGGCTGGACGTAGGGGTGCTGGTGAACAACGCGGGCGTGGCGAAGCCGGGGGCGGTGTACCTCCACGAGGTGGACGTGGAGGCGTGGGTGAGGATGATACGGGTGAACGCGCTGGCCCTGACGGAGGTGACGGCGGCGGTGCTGCCGGGGAtgctgcggcgagggaggggcgccgTCGTGAACATCGGCCCCGGGTCATCGTTCGGCCTCCCGTCCTACCCCCTCTACTCCGTCTACGTCGCCACCAAGCG GTACGTTCTTGAGTTCTCCAGGAGCCTCACCGTGGAGTACAAGAGCAGAGGAATCGATGTGCAATGTCAG GTCCCGTTCCTGGTGGAGACGAACATGGTGTCGAGCGCGGCCAGGCTCGTCTGGCAGCTCGTGCTGACCCCGAACGCCTACGCGCGCGCGGCGGTAAGCTGGATCGGGCACGGATCGCTGTGTATGCCCAACGCCGTCCACCGCCTCCAGGGATGGTACCTCTGCTACTTCTCATCAGATTTCATCACCGATTGGTGGTTGTTACGGCGACACCTGAAGGAGAGGGTTATCTTTCGGAGGCTCAGATCATGGAGGAAATCACAGGGTAACTGTGTTGCTACCGGGAACAATAGTGCTGGTGATTAA